A genomic stretch from Leptotrichia sp. HSP-536 includes:
- a CDS encoding NUDIX domain-containing protein gives MQFNLDNDVKFILEQLNKNGTGFLVGGAVRDRILNKDPGDYDFATDIEYSELKRIFADYNPKEMGAHFGILMIKVNGKSYEIAKFRKETGVYNSRYPKDIKFVKTIEEDLARRDFTVNSLAYNEETGIVDLYGGWNDIKKKVIRFVGNPKLRIEEDALRILRAFRFISKLGFNLDRKTAEAIYKKRKFLTKISKERIFDELSKILMGNFSKKAFIEMKKLKVLEMLIPEFRYAYNFDQNNPIHTDDLFNHIIKVIHLCDYDLITRFAALFHDLGKINAKIIDAKGIFHFYGHEKESALIAEEELRMLKASNETINSVKKIVKNHMLIYEDVSDKTLKKLIIEMEDKNLKRLFNLFYADLNSKGIKTKKENDQILQNFWNKIENIKKQGKIPQFNDLDITGIDLINLKFSNREIGEVKNKLYELVLGDEIENEKEALLKYIVKHYNLENKFEYEKSCGAIVFNENTEKILLVKMHNGNWGFPKGHIESNETKEETAIREVFEETNIKIKIIPNFEREIKYIPNENTIKKVTFFAGITQEENVTVDSQEIEDFKWCSYEEALKLVTYKLQKDVLEKSRKVIMEHIHTTEK, from the coding sequence ATGCAATTTAATTTGGATAATGATGTAAAATTTATATTGGAACAACTGAATAAGAATGGAACGGGGTTTCTTGTCGGTGGAGCAGTTAGAGATAGAATTCTAAATAAAGATCCTGGTGATTATGATTTTGCAACTGATATAGAATATTCGGAATTGAAAAGGATTTTTGCTGATTATAACCCAAAGGAAATGGGAGCTCATTTCGGGATTCTTATGATAAAAGTCAATGGAAAAAGTTATGAAATAGCAAAATTTCGTAAGGAAACAGGAGTTTATAACAGCAGATACCCAAAAGATATTAAATTTGTAAAAACAATTGAAGAAGATTTGGCAAGAAGGGATTTTACGGTAAATTCGCTGGCTTATAATGAAGAAACTGGAATAGTTGATTTGTATGGCGGCTGGAACGATATTAAAAAAAAAGTAATAAGGTTTGTTGGAAATCCAAAATTGAGAATTGAAGAAGATGCTCTTAGAATTTTAAGAGCATTTAGATTTATTTCAAAACTAGGATTTAATTTGGATAGAAAAACGGCGGAAGCAATTTATAAAAAAAGAAAATTTTTGACAAAAATATCTAAAGAAAGAATTTTTGATGAACTAAGCAAAATTTTAATGGGAAATTTTTCAAAAAAAGCCTTTATTGAAATGAAAAAATTAAAAGTTCTGGAAATGCTAATACCCGAATTTCGTTATGCCTACAACTTTGACCAGAACAATCCCATTCACACAGATGATTTGTTTAATCACATAATAAAAGTTATCCATCTTTGCGACTATGATTTAATAACAAGATTTGCCGCACTTTTTCACGATTTGGGGAAAATTAATGCGAAAATTATTGATGCAAAAGGAATTTTCCATTTTTATGGGCATGAAAAGGAAAGTGCATTAATTGCTGAAGAAGAATTAAGAATGCTTAAAGCTTCTAATGAAACCATAAACTCTGTAAAAAAAATTGTAAAAAATCATATGTTAATTTATGAAGATGTTTCAGACAAGACTTTGAAAAAATTAATTATTGAAATGGAAGATAAAAATTTGAAAAGACTCTTTAATTTATTTTATGCTGATTTAAATTCAAAAGGAATAAAAACTAAAAAAGAAAATGATCAAATTTTACAAAATTTCTGGAATAAAATTGAAAATATAAAAAAACAGGGAAAAATACCGCAATTTAATGATTTGGACATAACGGGAATTGATTTGATAAATCTTAAATTTAGCAATCGTGAAATTGGGGAAGTAAAAAATAAACTTTACGAGCTGGTACTGGGCGATGAAATTGAAAATGAAAAGGAAGCATTGCTAAAATATATTGTAAAGCATTACAATTTGGAAAATAAATTTGAGTACGAAAAATCCTGTGGCGCGATTGTCTTTAACGAAAATACTGAAAAAATTTTGCTTGTGAAAATGCACAATGGAAACTGGGGCTTTCCAAAAGGACATATCGAAAGCAATGAAACAAAAGAAGAAACTGCAATTCGTGAAGTTTTTGAAGAAACCAATATAAAAATAAAAATTATTCCAAATTTTGAACGTGAAATAAAATACATTCCAAACGAAAATACAATAAAAAAAGTTACATTTTTCGCAGGAATAACACAAGAAGAAAATGTTACCGTAGATTCTCAAGAAATCGAAGATTTTAAATGGTGTAGCTATGAAGAAGCATTAAAATTAGTTACTTATAAATTGCAGAAAGATGTACTAGAAAAATCAAGAAAAGTGATTATGGAACATATTCATACAACAGAAAAATGA
- a CDS encoding M48 family metallopeptidase, producing MKTEKILGYEVHRKKVKNINLRIKPNMEVYISVPMNLHRDYIENFIRSKESWIKSVLKKVEDVKEKQKGFEYKTGEIHKFLGKEYNLTVKTGNFNSVNLVNNEKKPNIILTVNENILENIDEKKKIMEKWYFENAKKLFPQFMEKWLKILDEHVEKVAIKPMKTRSCNYVKKYITLNTELIKRTPFEIEYVVLHELTHLKYPNHGKGFYNYVERYMPNYKIAEKMLNAKHYY from the coding sequence ATGAAAACTGAGAAAATTTTAGGATACGAAGTTCACAGGAAAAAAGTAAAAAATATAAATTTACGGATAAAGCCCAATATGGAAGTCTATATTTCTGTGCCAATGAATTTACATCGTGATTACATTGAAAATTTTATCCGTTCTAAAGAAAGTTGGATAAAAAGTGTTTTGAAAAAAGTTGAAGATGTAAAGGAAAAACAGAAAGGCTTTGAGTACAAAACTGGCGAAATTCATAAATTTTTGGGAAAAGAATACAATTTAACTGTGAAAACAGGAAACTTTAATAGCGTGAATTTAGTAAATAATGAAAAAAAACCGAATATAATTTTAACGGTAAATGAAAACATTTTGGAAAATATTGACGAAAAGAAAAAAATTATGGAAAAATGGTACTTTGAAAATGCAAAAAAGTTATTTCCACAATTTATGGAAAAATGGCTGAAAATATTGGACGAGCATGTGGAGAAAGTGGCAATAAAGCCGATGAAAACTAGATCGTGCAATTATGTAAAAAAATATATAACTCTTAATACGGAGCTTATAAAAAGGACACCTTTTGAAATAGAATATGTGGTTTTGCATGAGTTGACACATTTGAAATATCCAAATCATGGGAAAGGCTTTTACAATTATGTCGAACGATATATGCCAAATTATAAGATTGCAGAAAAAATGCTGAATGCAAAACATTATTATTAA
- a CDS encoding carbonic anhydrase encodes MFCTLVCCMDGRFIHIVNKYIRSNYRYTFVDTITDAGAVNKIVSDENYLKSIEDKVVLISVNKHNSDHIFVAGHSDCAGCPTDDETQKGYIRQAAEKMHKDLPHEAVTGLFVYENGEIEVLADYDISDN; translated from the coding sequence ATGTTTTGTACTTTAGTTTGTTGTATGGATGGGAGATTTATTCATATTGTGAATAAATATATTAGAAGTAATTACAGATATACTTTTGTGGATACCATTACTGATGCAGGAGCTGTGAACAAAATTGTTAGTGATGAGAATTATTTAAAGAGTATAGAAGATAAGGTTGTTTTAATTTCGGTTAATAAACATAATTCTGATCATATTTTTGTGGCAGGGCATAGCGACTGTGCTGGATGTCCTACTGATGATGAAACGCAAAAAGGGTATATTCGTCAGGCTGCCGAGAAAATGCACAAGGATTTGCCACATGAGGCTGTGACGGGACTTTTTGTTTATGAAAATGGAGAAATTGAGGTTTTAGCTGATTATGATATAAGTGATAATTAA